One region of Termitidicoccus mucosus genomic DNA includes:
- a CDS encoding glycosyl hydrolase, translating into MKTAYSSRMSNGIRFYHGIMRMVVVMGMTMLMTAYGQDDLERGFSSPPEETKPYVYWYWMSGNISKEGITRDLEAMRRVGIGAAFIGNIEDVWDANPKTRGPVRMLTEEWWQLTEHAIREGKRLGVNIGLFNSPGWSQSGGPWVEPKQAMRYVVWADAEVKGPAHIDMKLPVAAKQFEDITTLAIPAPAPGAGPIAAQNPRVAPHPAASGIEVLFDGRHDAEWEIPKKETVIEVETDTPFSARSLILYAAQRPTTVRGELQVKDASGVFKRVCKIEFKRQTGGSHPPGFGAELYGPLSIAFPTVKADHFRFVISGSGALVELELTGEYWLDNFLEKTLGKPVLANQPPWNSYIWPTQRGPDALGLVIKPDRIINLTKYVGADGSLRWDVPAGNWIIRRFGMTPTPAHNFPAAPEAKGPEIDKMSRPLIRHHYEQFFGKLLGRMPAEDRSALRYIVADSYEQGSQNWTDGFAADFQKRYGYDPIPFMPAFSGRIVDSPEMTERFLWDLRRLIADHVAYNYVGGLRDLAMKDGMRLWLENYGHKGFIGEFMQYGSQANEIGGEFWASGSGGNVELRAAASTAHVFGQPIVHAESYTNVGTHGTPSEAWIHDPWSLKRKGDWAATEGINHVVLHVYISQPNEQKPGIAAWFGIEMNRNNTWFEQSKGWIDYQRRRDYMLQQGKYVADIAYFIGEDAPKMMGSHSPALPPGHAFDDINAQAVLERLKVENGRFILPDGMSYRVLVLPPLDTMRPEVLRKIRDLVAAGGTILGSPPVRSPSLERYPDCDREVAQLAAELWRDCDGKDHKAAIFGKGRVFRDMEIKEVFAALNMIPDLRVSRSKQATIPWIHRHAERAEIYFLSNQDDADVQIEAGFRVRGLQPELWDAVTGERRPLSEFNEDGGHTVVPLTFAPRQSLFVVFRKGANTASCMRTVGENFPKFQDAGEITGSWTVHFDPQWGGPDKVVFDKLTDWTRRPENGIKHYSGTAIYRKLFDLPSITSGRRVYLDLGSVASMARIRLNGHDLGTVWCAPWRIEITKAMKSTANHLEIEVVNTWANRLIADSGLPASERLTVAAESMRPQADSPLMPAGLFGPVKLMLIDKDLKQ; encoded by the coding sequence ATGAAAACAGCTTATTCATCACGCATGAGCAACGGAATCCGGTTTTATCACGGCATTATGCGCATGGTCGTCGTCATGGGCATGACGATGCTCATGACGGCATACGGCCAGGACGATCTGGAGCGGGGCTTTTCTTCGCCTCCGGAGGAGACAAAGCCCTATGTCTATTGGTATTGGATGAGCGGCAACATTTCAAAGGAGGGCATAACACGCGATCTGGAGGCGATGCGTCGCGTTGGCATAGGCGCCGCTTTTATCGGAAATATTGAAGATGTATGGGACGCGAATCCGAAAACGCGTGGCCCGGTAAGGATGCTCACCGAAGAATGGTGGCAGCTTACCGAACATGCCATCCGTGAAGGGAAACGACTTGGCGTGAATATCGGGTTGTTTAATTCGCCCGGCTGGAGCCAGTCCGGTGGACCATGGGTTGAGCCCAAACAGGCCATGCGGTATGTGGTATGGGCGGATGCGGAAGTGAAAGGCCCTGCGCATATTGACATGAAGCTACCTGTGGCGGCAAAGCAGTTTGAGGACATCACCACACTGGCCATCCCGGCCCCTGCGCCTGGGGCGGGGCCCATCGCGGCACAAAACCCACGCGTCGCACCGCATCCGGCTGCATCGGGTATTGAGGTGCTATTTGACGGAAGGCACGATGCGGAATGGGAAATCCCCAAAAAAGAAACCGTTATTGAGGTTGAAACCGACACGCCCTTTTCGGCACGTAGTTTAATTCTTTATGCCGCCCAGCGACCAACAACCGTGCGGGGAGAGTTGCAAGTGAAAGATGCATCAGGCGTCTTCAAGCGGGTTTGCAAGATTGAGTTCAAACGGCAGACAGGGGGTTCGCATCCGCCTGGATTCGGAGCCGAGCTTTACGGGCCGTTGTCAATCGCATTTCCTACAGTCAAGGCGGATCATTTTCGTTTTGTGATATCTGGATCGGGAGCCTTGGTTGAACTGGAGCTTACCGGCGAATATTGGTTGGATAACTTCCTGGAAAAAACACTCGGGAAGCCTGTGCTGGCCAATCAGCCGCCATGGAATTCCTATATTTGGCCGACACAGCGCGGACCTGATGCGCTAGGTCTTGTGATAAAACCGGACCGCATAATCAATCTTACAAAATATGTTGGGGCCGATGGTTCACTGCGCTGGGATGTTCCCGCGGGAAACTGGATCATACGCCGCTTTGGCATGACACCGACGCCAGCCCATAATTTTCCTGCTGCGCCTGAAGCCAAGGGACCGGAAATTGATAAGATGTCGCGTCCGCTGATTCGCCATCATTACGAACAATTTTTCGGCAAATTATTGGGCAGGATGCCGGCCGAGGATCGTTCGGCTTTGCGATATATCGTTGCGGATAGTTACGAACAGGGCTCCCAGAACTGGACGGATGGATTCGCAGCGGATTTTCAGAAGCGTTATGGCTACGATCCCATCCCCTTCATGCCCGCATTTTCCGGGCGGATTGTCGATAGCCCGGAGATGACCGAACGTTTCTTGTGGGACTTGCGCCGCTTGATCGCCGATCATGTTGCGTATAATTATGTGGGAGGGCTGCGTGATTTGGCGATGAAGGACGGGATGCGGCTCTGGCTGGAAAACTATGGGCATAAGGGTTTTATTGGCGAGTTTATGCAATATGGTTCGCAGGCCAATGAAATCGGTGGCGAATTCTGGGCATCCGGTTCAGGTGGCAATGTGGAGCTGCGCGCGGCAGCCTCAACCGCCCATGTGTTTGGCCAACCAATCGTCCATGCCGAGTCCTATACCAATGTCGGCACGCATGGAACCCCGTCTGAGGCGTGGATCCACGATCCCTGGAGCTTGAAGCGGAAAGGCGACTGGGCCGCGACCGAAGGCATTAACCATGTGGTGTTGCATGTGTACATCTCCCAGCCGAACGAACAGAAACCGGGGATCGCCGCCTGGTTTGGCATTGAGATGAACCGCAACAACACATGGTTTGAACAATCAAAGGGCTGGATCGATTACCAACGCCGTCGCGATTATATGCTCCAACAGGGCAAATACGTTGCCGACATCGCCTACTTCATCGGAGAAGACGCCCCGAAAATGATGGGGTCTCATTCCCCCGCGCTACCACCCGGCCATGCGTTTGATGATATCAATGCGCAAGCCGTCCTGGAGCGCTTGAAAGTAGAAAACGGTCGTTTTATCCTGCCGGATGGCATGTCCTATCGGGTGCTGGTTCTTCCTCCGTTGGATACAATGCGCCCCGAAGTCTTGCGTAAGATTCGCGATCTGGTCGCCGCCGGAGGCACGATACTCGGTTCACCTCCAGTCCGGTCACCAAGCCTGGAGCGTTATCCGGATTGTGACCGCGAGGTTGCGCAACTTGCCGCTGAGTTATGGAGAGATTGTGATGGCAAAGATCATAAAGCCGCGATTTTTGGAAAAGGCCGGGTGTTTCGCGACATGGAAATCAAGGAAGTGTTTGCTGCGCTAAACATGATCCCCGACCTAAGGGTTTCGCGTTCCAAGCAAGCAACCATCCCCTGGATACACCGACACGCAGAAAGGGCGGAAATATATTTTCTCTCCAATCAGGACGACGCCGATGTACAGATTGAGGCTGGTTTCCGCGTGCGCGGGCTGCAACCGGAGCTTTGGGATGCGGTCACCGGGGAAAGGCGCCCGTTGTCGGAATTCAATGAAGATGGAGGCCATACCGTCGTGCCGTTGACATTTGCCCCGCGGCAATCGCTTTTCGTCGTATTTCGCAAGGGCGCAAACACAGCATCATGCATGCGCACAGTCGGGGAAAATTTTCCAAAATTCCAAGATGCCGGTGAAATAACCGGATCGTGGACGGTGCATTTTGATCCTCAATGGGGAGGTCCGGACAAGGTGGTCTTCGACAAACTGACTGACTGGACCCGGCGTCCCGAGAATGGTATCAAACATTATAGCGGAACAGCCATCTATCGGAAACTATTCGATCTGCCGTCCATCACCAGCGGCCGGCGGGTATATCTCGATCTCGGGAGTGTCGCCAGCATGGCCAGGATTCGCCTGAACGGGCATGATCTTGGCACCGTGTGGTGTGCGCCGTGGCGGATCGAGATAACCAAGGCGATGAAATCCACTGCCAATCACCTCGAAATCGAAGTCGTCAATACATGGGCCAATCGCTTGATCGCCGACAGCGGATTGCCTGCGAGCGAGCGGCTGACAGTCGCGGCAGAAAGTATGCGTCCACAGGCTGATTCACCGCTGATGCCAGCCGGTTTGTTCGGTCCCGTGAAACTGATGCTGATAGATAAAGATTTGAAGCAATAA
- a CDS encoding glycoside hydrolase family 28 protein has protein sequence MMIRYIALALIMFTALRCVFTIFKPVPCNFVSAMKLAFCRVGAVASRWNWRLRAAAILAIGLVLPTMAAPRSVEIPAWVKDVGARTAPVSENSVIVNTFGAANNGRTLATAAIQKAIDTCAAAGGGTVVFEAGTYLTGALFLKSNIHLRVDAGVTLLAVQDESAYPSRRTRIAGIEMNWPSALINVYGERNVKISGKGIIDGNGEIWWNKFKTMRHDEYEPRGLRWAVDYDCERVRLLVVYDSTDVTIEQVHLRRSGFWTVQICYSHHVTVDGVRITDNTGPSSDGIDIDSSHHVLVQNCDIDCNDDCLCLKAGRDYDGLRVNRPTEYVYIRNNTTRNGHGVISFGSETSGGIRHVVVQGNRAFGTAEGLRFKSAKTRGGFVSDVLILDTVMEDVPVPFVFTLDWYPIYSYVTLPKDLNNLPPNLAGRDKLPEHWHVLQTPVTPPERGFPDFHNITIANATASGARRILTSTGLDTRPIHNIHFINVIASGETAGEIKYGQDWTMQNVKFTTPTGAPLKITNSENVEAPEVTR, from the coding sequence ATGATGATCCGATACATTGCCCTTGCCCTGATTATGTTTACCGCGCTCCGGTGCGTTTTCACCATATTTAAACCGGTGCCCTGCAACTTCGTGTCAGCAATGAAGCTCGCGTTCTGTCGTGTGGGAGCAGTGGCGTCTCGATGGAACTGGCGACTGCGGGCCGCTGCGATTTTGGCAATCGGTCTCGTGCTTCCCACGATGGCCGCGCCACGGTCAGTCGAAATTCCCGCCTGGGTGAAGGATGTGGGGGCGCGCACGGCGCCGGTGAGTGAAAACAGCGTCATCGTAAACACCTTCGGAGCCGCCAACAATGGCCGCACCCTCGCGACGGCGGCCATTCAAAAGGCGATTGACACATGCGCGGCGGCAGGCGGCGGCACCGTCGTCTTTGAGGCAGGGACTTATCTCACGGGGGCGCTATTTCTCAAGAGCAACATCCATCTGCGCGTTGACGCAGGGGTGACGCTTCTCGCCGTACAGGATGAATCTGCCTATCCGAGTCGGCGAACACGTATTGCGGGGATTGAGATGAATTGGCCGTCAGCGCTCATCAACGTCTATGGAGAGCGCAATGTGAAAATCTCCGGCAAGGGCATTATTGATGGCAACGGGGAAATTTGGTGGAATAAATTCAAGACCATGCGGCACGATGAGTACGAGCCGCGCGGACTGCGCTGGGCCGTCGATTATGACTGTGAACGCGTGCGGTTGCTGGTGGTTTACGATTCAACCGATGTGACCATTGAGCAAGTACACTTGCGGCGATCGGGTTTCTGGACCGTTCAGATTTGCTACTCACACCACGTGACGGTCGATGGGGTAAGAATCACCGACAACACGGGGCCCAGTTCGGATGGAATCGATATCGACTCTTCACACCATGTGCTCGTGCAGAACTGCGACATCGACTGCAATGACGATTGCCTGTGTCTCAAGGCAGGCCGGGATTATGATGGTCTGCGGGTCAACCGTCCGACCGAGTATGTCTACATACGCAATAATACGACTCGCAATGGGCATGGTGTCATATCCTTCGGCAGTGAGACATCGGGCGGCATCCGGCATGTGGTCGTGCAGGGCAATCGCGCCTTCGGCACCGCGGAAGGTCTCCGCTTCAAATCTGCCAAGACGCGTGGCGGCTTCGTATCCGATGTGCTCATCCTTGACACGGTCATGGAAGACGTGCCGGTTCCGTTCGTCTTTACGTTGGACTGGTATCCGATCTACAGCTATGTCACGCTGCCCAAAGACCTGAACAACCTGCCGCCAAATTTGGCGGGACGCGACAAGCTGCCCGAACATTGGCATGTGTTGCAAACGCCCGTCACCCCGCCCGAGCGCGGATTCCCGGATTTTCACAATATCACCATCGCGAATGCAACCGCAAGTGGCGCACGGAGGATCCTGACATCCACAGGGTTGGACACAAGGCCGATCCACAACATTCATTTCATCAATGTAATCGCCAGCGGTGAAACCGCCGGCGAAATCAAATACGGGCAGGATTGGACAATGCAAAACGTCAAGTTCACCACGCCCACGGGTGCTCCATTGAAGATCACGAACAGTGAAAATGTTGAAGCGCCGGAAGTGACGCGATAA
- a CDS encoding right-handed parallel beta-helix repeat-containing protein: MIYRPLGKTDLMTGTLGRFLAGNAGFLIIASICFANAASGNTSADTSRQSGAVFHVNDFGAKPDDDADDREAIRAAIKAAIKAGPGSVVALSSGEYRIGLSKQELSEKPLQGKAPFNKRRFIHFDLNGADGISIKGNDSRLLITDPRAVLVNFQGSRNCALSGISVDLDPLPFTQGEILAVDRDAHTFDIKIPDGFPLLGEYPWLTLGPQSDWQNRLMVFSVASSDNCDHARRDVPMFCYEFRPRLASIRDTLSLEQIGPRVFRIHSKQPLAQAIAPGNILVYSSKVGGGPLVDAGGQHVQLEDVVIYASPGFVVSAASADNLQVRRFATRLKPGRLVVGTSDGIHIRATRGGPRIEDSVFEGIQDDIFNISGNPLPIEEIVSGTEIILHQNINAFNRGRIAEGDCVYAYAMPEAKIKGEAHVLRLGQPKSGSKGKSLILDRPIPGLLTTDMLYSREAGNGGAVIRSCTFRGGLRSAIMHMAGDGTLIEGNTFEYMQSAIAIRQSTESSRNGQGGMVRNVIIRNNIFRGCHMLGVGTHQNHPDAVIGVMLYPDSASRQISNIVIENNQIIEPGLYGIWLSNVTGATVRNNKIIAYPDSERLPGSGSSQRRSLRIHESSDIVIDGLVIREPRPDLGAGIAIDSASDGISIGNLSLEAGHAEEIRRNDNLTSNASAK, from the coding sequence ATGATATATAGACCACTTGGAAAAACCGACTTGATGACGGGAACGCTGGGAAGATTTCTGGCGGGAAATGCTGGTTTCCTCATTATTGCCTCAATATGCTTCGCCAATGCGGCCAGCGGTAATACTTCCGCAGATACATCCCGGCAGTCCGGGGCCGTGTTTCATGTCAATGATTTTGGCGCCAAACCGGATGATGATGCTGATGACCGCGAGGCTATTCGCGCGGCCATCAAAGCCGCCATCAAAGCCGGACCGGGATCCGTGGTGGCGTTGTCATCCGGCGAGTATCGTATCGGGCTTTCAAAACAGGAACTCTCCGAAAAACCACTCCAGGGCAAGGCGCCGTTTAACAAGCGCCGCTTCATCCATTTTGATCTCAACGGCGCGGATGGCATCAGCATCAAGGGCAATGACTCACGGCTGCTCATCACGGATCCGCGCGCCGTCCTGGTTAATTTCCAAGGTTCAAGAAATTGCGCGCTCAGCGGCATCAGTGTCGATCTTGATCCACTCCCATTCACGCAAGGCGAAATACTGGCGGTGGATCGTGATGCGCATACTTTCGACATAAAAATCCCAGACGGTTTCCCGCTCCTGGGAGAGTATCCTTGGCTCACGTTGGGACCGCAATCCGACTGGCAAAATCGCCTCATGGTTTTTAGCGTCGCTTCTTCGGATAATTGTGATCATGCGCGGAGAGATGTGCCGATGTTTTGTTATGAATTCCGCCCTCGATTAGCCTCGATACGCGATACGCTTTCATTGGAACAAATTGGCCCGCGTGTTTTCCGCATCCACTCCAAGCAACCACTGGCCCAGGCAATAGCTCCCGGAAACATCCTCGTATATTCATCCAAGGTCGGTGGCGGGCCGCTCGTTGATGCCGGAGGGCAGCATGTACAGCTTGAGGATGTGGTGATTTACGCCTCGCCCGGTTTTGTTGTGTCCGCAGCATCAGCCGACAACCTCCAGGTGAGGCGTTTCGCCACCCGCCTCAAGCCGGGGCGCCTTGTGGTCGGTACATCTGATGGCATCCACATTCGTGCGACACGGGGAGGGCCACGAATTGAAGATTCGGTCTTTGAAGGCATCCAGGATGATATATTCAACATTTCGGGCAATCCCCTGCCGATTGAGGAAATCGTATCAGGCACGGAGATCATCCTGCATCAGAATATAAACGCCTTCAACCGGGGTCGGATAGCCGAAGGCGATTGTGTCTATGCCTACGCCATGCCCGAAGCGAAAATCAAGGGCGAAGCGCATGTCCTCCGACTTGGCCAGCCGAAGAGCGGCAGCAAGGGCAAGAGCCTCATCCTCGACCGGCCCATCCCCGGATTGCTGACAACCGACATGCTTTATAGCCGGGAAGCCGGCAATGGTGGCGCGGTGATTCGGAGCTGCACTTTTCGGGGTGGGCTCCGGTCGGCGATCATGCACATGGCCGGCGACGGCACCCTTATCGAAGGCAACACATTTGAATACATGCAAAGCGCCATCGCCATCCGCCAGTCGACCGAGTCCTCCCGCAACGGTCAGGGCGGAATGGTGCGCAATGTTATCATCCGCAACAACATCTTCCGGGGTTGTCACATGCTTGGCGTCGGAACTCATCAGAATCATCCCGATGCGGTCATCGGTGTGATGTTGTATCCGGATTCCGCTTCCCGGCAGATCTCGAATATCGTCATCGAGAATAATCAAATTATTGAACCCGGGCTGTATGGGATATGGTTGAGCAATGTCACGGGGGCAACCGTGCGGAACAATAAGATCATCGCCTATCCTGACAGTGAGCGACTGCCCGGTTCAGGATCATCCCAACGGCGCTCCTTGCGCATCCATGAATCCAGCGACATCGTGATCGACGGCCTTGTCATTCGGGAACCGCGCCCCGACCTCGGTGCGGGCATCGCCATTGACTCCGCTTCCGATGGAATCAGCATCGGCAACCTTTCGCTTGAGGCAGGACATGCAGAAGAAATCCGCCGCAACGATAATCTCACCTCCAATGCTTCTGCCAAGTGA
- a CDS encoding sialate O-acetylesterase yields the protein MAVLLFICSSRIHADVTLAPLFRDNTVLQRDKPVPIWGKADPGEKVNVSFNRQTQTAVTDNHGRWRVQLAAMPASSTPAKLTVQGKNTLTIQNVLVGEVWLCSGQSNMEWLVKDSLNAEQEIAAADFPQIRHFRVPHVAAVSPQGDCGSTWTVCSPASAGAYSAAAYYFGRELCRQLGVPIGLINSSWGGTQIESWMSPAGLAGDPAGPEVDKRWQEEIQAMPAKRAAYEKALAQWNKDAAEAKKNGKVFKIRKPSEPMGIGSRQQPSALYNAMIAPLVPYAIRGVIWYQGEANAPRYVEYRTLFPSMIRQWRHDFRQGDFPFYYVQLANHRPRKHWAFLREAQEYALKLPATGQAVAIDIGESNGIHPKNKQEVGRRLALNAFATTYGLEIEYSGPRYAGMTVERGEVRLRFRHDQGLKTKDPAMPGFEIAGHDRKFVPASARIDGEAVVVSSKETKEPVAVRYAWASDPPVSLYNAAGLPAAPFRTDNWDE from the coding sequence ATGGCAGTTCTTTTGTTTATCTGTTCCAGCCGAATCCACGCCGATGTCACACTCGCCCCCCTGTTTCGCGACAATACCGTGCTCCAGCGTGACAAGCCCGTGCCGATATGGGGAAAAGCCGATCCCGGTGAAAAGGTGAATGTCAGTTTTAACCGGCAAACACAAACCGCGGTCACAGATAACCACGGGCGCTGGCGCGTGCAACTCGCCGCCATGCCCGCCTCATCCACTCCCGCCAAACTGACCGTGCAGGGGAAAAACACCCTCACGATCCAGAATGTGCTGGTTGGCGAAGTCTGGCTTTGTTCAGGACAATCAAACATGGAATGGCTGGTGAAGGACTCCCTGAATGCCGAGCAGGAAATCGCCGCGGCGGATTTCCCGCAAATCCGGCATTTTAGAGTGCCCCATGTGGCTGCAGTGTCGCCGCAGGGTGACTGCGGCAGCACCTGGACGGTGTGCAGTCCTGCCTCCGCAGGTGCGTATTCGGCAGCGGCCTACTATTTTGGTCGTGAGCTATGTCGCCAACTGGGTGTTCCGATTGGCCTTATCAACAGCTCCTGGGGTGGCACGCAGATCGAGTCGTGGATGAGCCCGGCGGGATTGGCAGGCGACCCTGCCGGGCCGGAAGTGGATAAACGTTGGCAGGAAGAAATACAGGCCATGCCCGCCAAACGCGCGGCTTATGAGAAAGCGCTGGCGCAATGGAATAAAGATGCCGCCGAAGCCAAAAAGAACGGCAAAGTATTCAAGATCCGCAAGCCTTCGGAACCGATGGGGATCGGCAGCCGACAGCAACCCTCTGCTCTTTATAATGCGATGATCGCGCCGCTGGTGCCTTATGCTATTCGCGGTGTGATATGGTATCAGGGCGAGGCCAACGCCCCGCGCTATGTTGAATATCGCACGCTGTTTCCCTCCATGATTCGGCAGTGGCGACATGATTTCAGGCAGGGGGATTTCCCCTTTTATTATGTGCAGCTCGCAAACCACAGGCCGAGGAAACACTGGGCGTTCCTGCGGGAGGCGCAGGAATATGCGTTGAAACTGCCCGCCACGGGCCAGGCCGTGGCAATTGATATCGGGGAGTCGAACGGCATTCACCCGAAGAACAAGCAGGAAGTCGGGCGCCGGCTTGCGCTAAACGCGTTTGCGACCACCTACGGCTTGGAAATCGAGTATTCGGGGCCCAGGTATGCGGGCATGACAGTGGAGCGGGGCGAGGTGCGGTTGCGGTTCAGACATGACCAGGGACTCAAGACGAAAGATCCTGCGATGCCGGGATTCGAAATCGCCGGACACGACAGGAAATTCGTCCCCGCCTCCGCGCGCATCGACGGGGAAGCCGTGGTGGTGAGCTCAAAGGAGACAAAAGAACCCGTCGCAGTGCGTTATGCCTGGGCTTCCGATCCGCCGGTCTCTTTGTATAATGCGGCCGGCCTTCCGGCCGCGCCATTCCGCACCGATAATTGGGACGAGTGA
- the rhaT gene encoding L-rhamnose/proton symporter RhaT, translating to MPTSFLGVVFHWLGGLASGSFYVPYKGVKKWSWETYWLVGGFFSWIICPIFFASAMTNDLFAVIRAQSWNTLCVTYLFGVMWGMGGLTFGLTMRYLGMSLGMGVALGYCTVFGTLLPPIFKVFVDVPDVYIAETIGQIFATTPGKITLAGIVVTMAGIAIAAYAGLTKEREMPEAEKKKAIAEFNFRKGILVATFSGVMSAGMAFAMSAGNPIGTASLAAGTDSIWTGLPKLVVILLGGFTTNFIWCVLLNIKNRTGYQYLASHVRPEHAGVAPMHLAGGPAAEPSREQLKVPVAPNYLFSALAGATWYFQFFFYTMGETKMKEANSDFASWTLHMASIIIFSTLWGIYFKEWKGASAKARGLIFAGIATLVFSTVVIGFGTWLKTRG from the coding sequence ATGCCCACCTCATTCCTCGGCGTTGTTTTCCACTGGCTCGGCGGCCTGGCCTCCGGCTCCTTCTATGTGCCCTACAAGGGCGTGAAAAAATGGTCGTGGGAGACCTACTGGCTCGTCGGCGGGTTCTTTTCCTGGATCATCTGCCCGATTTTTTTCGCGTCGGCGATGACCAATGACCTCTTCGCGGTCATCCGCGCGCAAAGCTGGAACACGCTTTGCGTCACCTACCTCTTCGGCGTGATGTGGGGCATGGGCGGGCTGACGTTCGGGCTGACGATGCGCTACCTCGGCATGTCGCTGGGCATGGGGGTGGCGCTGGGCTACTGCACGGTGTTCGGCACGCTGCTGCCGCCGATCTTCAAGGTGTTTGTGGACGTGCCCGACGTGTATATCGCCGAGACCATCGGGCAGATTTTCGCCACCACGCCGGGCAAGATCACGCTGGCCGGCATCGTCGTGACCATGGCCGGCATCGCCATCGCGGCCTACGCGGGGCTGACGAAGGAGCGCGAGATGCCGGAGGCGGAAAAGAAGAAGGCCATCGCGGAGTTCAATTTCAGGAAGGGCATCCTGGTGGCGACGTTTTCCGGGGTGATGAGCGCGGGCATGGCGTTCGCGATGAGCGCGGGCAACCCGATCGGCACCGCCTCGCTCGCGGCCGGCACGGACTCGATCTGGACGGGCCTGCCGAAACTGGTGGTGATCCTGCTGGGCGGGTTCACGACGAATTTCATCTGGTGCGTGCTGCTGAACATCAAGAACCGGACCGGCTACCAATACCTGGCCAGCCACGTGCGGCCCGAGCACGCGGGCGTCGCGCCGATGCACCTGGCGGGCGGCCCGGCCGCGGAGCCGTCGCGCGAGCAGCTCAAGGTGCCGGTGGCGCCGAACTACCTGTTTTCGGCGCTGGCGGGGGCGACGTGGTATTTCCAGTTTTTCTTCTACACGATGGGCGAGACGAAGATGAAGGAGGCGAACTCGGATTTCGCGAGCTGGACGCTGCACATGGCGAGCATCATCATCTTCAGCACGCTGTGGGGGATTTATTTCAAGGAATGGAAGGGCGCGAGTGCGAAGGCGCGCGGCCTGATCTTCGCGGGCATCGCGACGCTGGTGTTTTCGACCGTGGTCATCGGTTTCGGCACCTGGCTGAAGACCCGCGGTTGA
- a CDS encoding rhamnogalacturonan acetylesterase: MESETTRRFYLGPGDAPSGWTKVSAETKYDAGTGFGFESTDGLKSVDHGMGFMTADKPFYFSAMLPEGNYRVSVTLGDNDGESDTTVKAELRRLMLSRVTTASGEVVRCEFIVNIRRASISGASAGERKTVALRPRERTEEAWAWDEKLTLEFNGSRPCVSAIEIIPAAQEPTVFLLGDSTVCDQPREPYASWGQMLTVFFTPSIAIANYGESGETYHGALKFGRLGKVLSVARPGDTVLMQYGHNDMKVVDVPTYKANIKKFVEAFREKKVAIVLVTPPHRRTFNKEGRIINSHKDYPDAVREVAREEKLPLIDLLEMTRAFYEAMGVRASGVAFKPGDGTHHNAYGAYELAKCIVEGIRASQLPISKYIIDDLPRFDPAHPDAPGSVKIPPSPTSPGNTPDGS; this comes from the coding sequence ATGGAATCCGAAACAACCCGGCGATTTTATCTAGGTCCGGGCGACGCGCCATCCGGCTGGACCAAGGTCTCCGCCGAAACCAAATACGACGCCGGCACTGGCTTCGGATTCGAGTCCACTGATGGGCTCAAATCCGTTGATCACGGCATGGGGTTTATGACCGCCGACAAGCCGTTTTATTTCTCCGCCATGCTGCCCGAAGGCAATTACCGAGTCTCGGTCACGCTCGGCGATAATGATGGGGAATCCGACACCACGGTGAAAGCCGAGTTGCGCCGTCTGATGCTGTCCCGCGTCACCACGGCGTCCGGCGAAGTTGTCCGGTGCGAGTTTATCGTCAATATTCGCCGCGCCTCCATCTCGGGCGCATCGGCCGGTGAAAGAAAGACCGTCGCACTCAGACCCCGCGAGCGAACGGAGGAAGCGTGGGCTTGGGATGAAAAGCTCACCCTGGAGTTCAATGGTTCCCGTCCGTGCGTATCAGCCATCGAAATCATCCCGGCCGCGCAAGAGCCGACGGTATTTCTTCTCGGTGATTCCACCGTGTGCGACCAACCGCGCGAGCCATACGCCAGTTGGGGACAGATGCTCACGGTCTTTTTCACGCCTTCCATCGCCATCGCTAATTATGGCGAGTCCGGTGAAACCTATCACGGCGCGCTCAAGTTCGGACGGCTCGGGAAAGTGCTCAGTGTGGCGCGTCCCGGCGACACCGTGCTCATGCAATACGGTCACAACGACATGAAAGTCGTCGATGTCCCGACCTACAAAGCCAACATCAAGAAATTCGTGGAGGCTTTCCGTGAGAAAAAAGTGGCCATCGTGCTCGTCACGCCGCCGCACCGCCGCACTTTTAACAAGGAGGGGCGCATCATCAACTCGCACAAAGACTACCCTGATGCTGTTCGTGAGGTGGCGCGCGAGGAAAAACTCCCGCTTATCGACCTGCTCGAAATGACACGCGCGTTTTACGAGGCGATGGGGGTGAGGGCATCCGGCGTGGCTTTCAAGCCCGGCGACGGCACACACCACAACGCCTACGGCGCTTACGAGCTCGCGAAGTGCATCGTCGAGGGCATTCGCGCCAGCCAGTTGCCAATATCGAAGTATATCATCGACGACCTCCCGCGTTTTGATCCCGCGCATCCCGACGCCCCCGGCTCCGTCAAAATCCCGCCCAGCCCCACCTCGCCCGGCAACACGCCGGATGGAAGCTGA